One Acidobacteriota bacterium genomic window carries:
- a CDS encoding 4-hydroxy-tetrahydrodipicolinate synthase, which translates to MRGVFTALVTPFREGGAVDEEAFVRLVDRQLEAGVHGLVPCGTTGEAPALEQEEWERLVAVTVERAKGRVPVVAGTGTNNTALTIARTRRARELGADAALVVTPYYNKPNPAGLLAHYRAVAEEGGLPIVFYNVPSRTGLNATPEILRPIAEIELVRAVKEASGSLSQAHTLIKERPGGVAVLSGEDELTCAMTLMGGDGVVSVVSNVDPAGTVRMVEAALAGDAEAARREHERLLDLMRALFAETNPVPAKAALAALGLCADAVRPPLAPASPATRSRLEKALRAAGLLGPER; encoded by the coding sequence ATGCGAGGGGTCTTCACGGCGCTCGTGACGCCGTTCCGGGAGGGTGGCGCCGTCGACGAGGAGGCCTTCGTCCGGCTCGTCGACCGGCAACTGGAGGCCGGAGTGCACGGGCTGGTGCCTTGCGGGACGACCGGAGAGGCGCCGGCACTCGAGCAGGAGGAGTGGGAGCGCCTGGTGGCCGTCACCGTCGAGCGCGCGAAGGGGCGGGTTCCGGTGGTGGCGGGCACCGGTACGAACAACACGGCGCTGACGATCGCGAGGACGCGCCGCGCCCGGGAACTCGGCGCCGACGCCGCCCTCGTCGTGACGCCGTACTACAACAAGCCGAATCCCGCCGGTCTTCTGGCTCACTACCGCGCCGTCGCCGAGGAAGGGGGGCTCCCGATCGTCTTCTACAACGTGCCCTCCAGAACGGGGCTCAACGCCACGCCGGAGATCCTCCGCCCGATCGCCGAAATCGAGCTCGTCCGCGCCGTCAAGGAGGCTTCCGGGAGCCTGAGTCAGGCTCACACGCTGATCAAGGAACGGCCGGGCGGGGTGGCGGTTCTCTCCGGCGAGGACGAGCTGACCTGCGCGATGACGCTGATGGGAGGCGACGGCGTCGTCTCCGTGGTGTCCAACGTGGACCCGGCCGGGACCGTGCGGATGGTCGAAGCCGCGCTCGCGGGGGACGCGGAAGCGGCTCGGCGGGAGCACGAACGCCTGCTCGACCTGATGCGGGCCCTTTTCGCCGAGACCAATCCCGTCCCCGCCAAGGCGGCCCTCGCCGCGCTCGGGCTGTGCGCCGACGCGGTCCGGCCCCCGCTGGCTCCCGCCTCGCCGGCGACCCGGTCCCGGTTGGAGAAGGCACTCCGCGCCGCGGGGCTTCTCGGGCCGGAGCGG
- the dapB gene encoding 4-hydroxy-tetrahydrodipicolinate reductase — protein MGRPPGSRRHRGRVMTGRLAIEIVGFGRMGRAVARAAAERGHRVVAVRTRQGLRTPEGAPLSAAPRPDVAIEFTCAESAPGLVEELLDARVPVVSGTTGCEAAMRDLAAVARRRGVGFLWAPNFALGVLVMFRLARTAAAVLGTRVDFSPYLVEHHHAGKRDAPSGTARRLAEIVLDRTPRLERAGPVPEEGPAPPDLLPVAWIRAGAVPGTHELGWEGPGESLVLRHVCRDRSVFARGAVAAAEWLRGQDGPRSADEMIEAWLEGRGEGGQR, from the coding sequence GTGGGTCGCCCGCCCGGCTCCCGCCGGCACCGGGGGCGCGTGATGACCGGCCGGCTCGCGATCGAGATCGTCGGTTTCGGCCGCATGGGCCGCGCGGTGGCTCGCGCGGCCGCCGAGCGCGGCCACCGGGTGGTGGCCGTCAGGACGCGGCAGGGCCTGCGGACGCCGGAAGGCGCCCCCCTTTCCGCCGCGCCGCGTCCCGACGTGGCGATCGAGTTCACTTGCGCGGAATCGGCGCCCGGGCTGGTGGAGGAGCTGCTCGATGCCCGGGTTCCGGTCGTGTCCGGCACGACCGGGTGCGAGGCCGCCATGCGGGATCTGGCCGCCGTGGCGCGCCGGCGGGGCGTCGGTTTTCTGTGGGCTCCGAACTTCGCGCTCGGCGTCCTGGTGATGTTCCGGCTCGCCCGAACGGCGGCCGCAGTGCTCGGCACGAGAGTCGATTTCTCGCCCTACCTGGTGGAACACCACCACGCCGGCAAGCGCGATGCACCGTCCGGGACGGCCCGCCGGCTCGCGGAGATCGTTCTCGACCGGACGCCGCGGCTCGAGCGGGCCGGTCCGGTACCGGAGGAGGGGCCGGCCCCGCCCGACCTCCTGCCGGTCGCGTGGATCCGCGCGGGCGCCGTCCCCGGCACCCACGAGCTGGGTTGGGAGGGACCGGGCGAATCGCTCGTGCTCCGTCACGTCTGCCGGGACCGGAGCGTCTTCGCCAGGGGCGCGGTCGCCGCGGCGGAATGGCTCCGCGGGCAGGACGGACCGCGGTCGGCCGACGAGATGATCGAGGCGTGGCTGGAAGGCAGGGGAGAAGGAGGCCAGCGATGA
- a CDS encoding aspartate kinase, with product MIVMKFGGTSVDGAEGLARAAGIVAEHRDSQPVVVTSAMAGVTDALVRLMERARRGDLEAVTRGVDELGARHAAVARELAPGDEALAAGLDAELRRLRVALRSVRLRGELSEPDADGIMGFGELMAQRLFAAALRRAGVEAEAVDPRTVVVTDARFGAARPNPAATRDRAHRHLVPLASRGAVPVLGGFVGATPEGVPTTLGRGGSDLTATVLARAIGAREVQIWTDVDGLMTADPRLVPEARVLPRATFREAAELAGFGARVLHPEAVDPAMASGVPVRVRNTLAPDRPGTLLVGDRSGHPERPAAVACRAPVELLRLHDPDRVRDPRFLSALVRIAGRADRLPLGIAIGAGGLELLLPEGRELPVGDGSSRVERRCGLAVVALVGEALARSPELWGRVLESAASAGIERLFQGPEGVSLGMVVPREQAEDLVRRLHGRWVARPAPAGTGGA from the coding sequence ATGATCGTCATGAAGTTCGGCGGCACCTCCGTGGACGGCGCCGAGGGACTGGCGCGGGCGGCGGGCATCGTGGCGGAGCACCGGGATTCGCAACCGGTGGTCGTCACCTCGGCGATGGCGGGGGTGACCGATGCGCTCGTGCGGTTGATGGAGCGCGCGCGGCGCGGGGATCTCGAGGCGGTCACGCGGGGGGTGGACGAGCTCGGGGCCAGACATGCCGCGGTGGCTCGCGAACTGGCGCCCGGAGACGAGGCTCTCGCCGCCGGACTCGACGCGGAGCTGAGACGCCTGCGCGTGGCGCTCCGGTCGGTCCGATTGAGGGGGGAGCTCTCCGAGCCGGACGCGGACGGCATCATGGGGTTCGGCGAGCTGATGGCGCAGCGGTTGTTCGCCGCGGCCCTGCGGCGCGCGGGTGTGGAGGCGGAGGCGGTCGATCCCCGGACCGTCGTCGTCACCGACGCGCGGTTCGGCGCGGCCCGTCCGAATCCGGCGGCCACCCGTGACCGCGCGCACCGTCACCTGGTACCGCTCGCCTCGCGCGGTGCCGTCCCCGTCCTGGGCGGATTCGTCGGGGCCACCCCGGAGGGGGTCCCGACGACGCTCGGGCGCGGCGGATCCGATCTGACGGCGACCGTCCTCGCTCGCGCGATCGGGGCCCGGGAGGTCCAGATCTGGACCGACGTCGACGGCCTGATGACGGCCGATCCGAGGCTCGTGCCGGAGGCGCGGGTGCTCCCGCGGGCCACCTTCCGGGAAGCGGCGGAACTCGCCGGCTTCGGCGCCCGCGTGCTTCATCCCGAAGCCGTGGATCCGGCGATGGCTTCGGGGGTTCCGGTCCGCGTGCGCAACACCCTGGCACCCGATCGCCCCGGCACGCTGCTGGTCGGGGACCGTTCCGGGCATCCGGAGCGTCCCGCAGCGGTGGCTTGCCGGGCGCCGGTGGAACTGCTGCGCCTGCACGATCCGGACCGCGTCCGCGATCCCAGGTTCCTCTCGGCCCTCGTCAGGATCGCCGGCCGGGCGGACCGCCTTCCTCTCGGCATCGCGATCGGTGCCGGGGGGCTGGAGCTGCTTCTGCCCGAGGGACGGGAACTCCCGGTCGGTGACGGCTCGAGCCGGGTGGAGCGCCGGTGCGGCCTCGCTGTCGTCGCCCTGGTGGGGGAGGCGCTCGCCCGGTCGCCCGAGCTTTGGGGTCGCGTGCTGGAATCGGCGGCGTCGGCGGGGATCGAGCGCCTGTTCCAGGGCCCGGAGGGTGTCTCGCTCGGGATGGTCGTGCCGCGGGAGCAGGCGGAGGATCTCGTCCGCCGGTTGCACGGCCGGTGGGTCGCCCGCCCGGCTCCCGCCGGCACCGGGGGCGCGTGA
- the asd gene encoding aspartate-semialdehyde dehydrogenase, with amino-acid sequence MSEQRSQKIPVAILGATGVVGQRLLRALDGHPWFEVAEVAASPRRAGMRLSEAAPWRLPGGPPAFVESKLRAPDPRQVRAPLVLSALDAGAAREIEPAFAAAGRVVVSNAAAHRMAEHVPLVVPEVNAEHLAILPRGARGVIVTNPNCSTIALALALAPIARARRVTRVVVSTMQAVSGAGYPGVPALDIVGNVVPGIPGEEEKIERELPKIFGRLRDGRVEPASMRVSAHSHRVPVEDGHLMAVSLEADPPIEPQEALERLLEFRGEPQERRLPSAPVRPVVVCTDPHRPQPRLDREAGNGMAVTVGRVRRCPVLGLRLVVLGHNTIRGAAGGTLLLAELLAARGLLG; translated from the coding sequence ATGAGCGAGCAGCGCTCCCAGAAGATCCCGGTCGCGATACTCGGAGCCACCGGGGTGGTCGGACAGCGGCTTCTCCGGGCGCTCGACGGCCATCCGTGGTTCGAAGTCGCCGAGGTCGCCGCCTCGCCGCGCCGTGCGGGGATGCGCCTGTCCGAGGCGGCACCGTGGCGTCTTCCCGGCGGGCCTCCGGCCTTCGTGGAGTCGAAGCTGCGGGCCCCCGATCCGCGGCAGGTCCGTGCCCCGCTCGTCCTGTCGGCGCTCGATGCCGGCGCCGCGCGAGAGATCGAACCGGCGTTCGCCGCCGCCGGACGGGTCGTCGTCAGCAACGCCGCCGCCCACCGGATGGCGGAGCACGTGCCGCTGGTCGTGCCGGAGGTGAACGCGGAACATCTGGCGATCCTTCCGCGTGGGGCCCGTGGGGTGATCGTGACGAACCCGAATTGCTCGACGATCGCGCTCGCGCTGGCGCTCGCCCCGATCGCCCGCGCGCGGCGCGTGACCCGAGTGGTCGTCTCCACGATGCAGGCCGTCTCGGGAGCCGGCTATCCGGGCGTGCCGGCGCTCGACATCGTCGGGAACGTCGTCCCCGGGATTCCCGGTGAAGAAGAAAAGATCGAGCGCGAGCTTCCCAAGATCTTCGGCCGGCTCCGTGACGGCCGGGTCGAGCCGGCATCGATGCGCGTTTCGGCGCACAGCCACCGCGTTCCGGTGGAAGATGGCCACCTGATGGCGGTGAGCCTGGAGGCCGACCCGCCGATCGAACCGCAGGAAGCGCTGGAACGCCTTCTGGAGTTCCGCGGGGAGCCGCAGGAGCGGCGGCTACCATCGGCTCCGGTGCGACCGGTGGTGGTGTGCACCGATCCGCATCGCCCGCAGCCGCGCCTGGACCGCGAGGCCGGAAACGGTATGGCGGTGACCGTGGGCCGGGTCCGTCGCTGCCCCGTGCTCGGCCTCCGCCTCGTCGTCCTGGGGCACAACACGATTCGAGGAGCGGCGGGAGGAACGCTCCTGCTGGCCGAGCTCCTGGCGGCGCGGGGGTTGCTGGGATGA
- a CDS encoding HAD family hydrolase, with protein sequence MTRYRAVIFDLDGTLADSYAAIADALNRARAAFGLPAVSVRRVRRDVGHGLEALMARHVGPENVERGVRLFRERYAQIFLEATRPMRGVPEVPRLLAAAGLRLAVASNKPARFTGPIVERLGLSGSVRAVLGPDGGIPPKPEPAMLLRALDLLGTAPHETVYVGDMALDIRSARAAGLDHLLVPTGGTPLGELVRIPGARILSRLEALPRALGLNAAPSGAASDLRSR encoded by the coding sequence ATGACCCGCTACCGCGCCGTCATCTTCGATCTGGACGGAACGCTCGCCGATTCCTACGCGGCCATCGCCGACGCTCTGAACCGGGCACGAGCCGCGTTCGGTCTTCCGGCGGTTTCGGTGCGCCGGGTCCGGCGCGACGTCGGCCACGGACTCGAGGCACTGATGGCGCGCCACGTGGGACCGGAGAACGTGGAGCGCGGTGTGCGCCTGTTCCGCGAGCGCTACGCCCAGATCTTCCTCGAGGCGACGCGACCCATGAGGGGGGTGCCGGAGGTGCCGCGGCTCCTCGCCGCGGCGGGACTCCGGCTGGCGGTGGCCTCCAACAAGCCCGCCCGTTTCACCGGTCCGATCGTCGAGCGGCTCGGCCTTTCCGGAAGCGTGCGCGCGGTCCTCGGGCCGGATGGCGGGATCCCGCCGAAGCCGGAGCCGGCGATGTTGCTCCGAGCGCTCGATCTTCTCGGGACGGCCCCGCACGAGACGGTCTACGTGGGCGACATGGCCCTCGACATCCGGAGCGCAAGGGCCGCCGGGCTCGACCATCTCCTCGTGCCGACCGGGGGAACGCCGCTGGGAGAGCTCGTTCGGATCCCCGGCGCGCGGATTCTCTCGCGGCTCGAAGCCCTTCCTCGCGCTCTCGGCCTGAACGCCGCCCCGTCCGGAGCGGCCTCCGACTTACGGTCCCGTTAG